The sequence below is a genomic window from Nicotiana tomentosiformis chromosome 6, ASM39032v3, whole genome shotgun sequence.
gtctttcacagaatactcttgatctcccggttggagacttcaacctgtccgcttgcttgaggatgataagGGGTCGACATTTTGTgggtgacaccatacttggagagtaaagtatcaaaagctttattgcaaaagtgtgatcccccatcactaatgatggcccttggagtaccaaaccttatgaatatgttcttcttcaagaaagctaccacactccgagcttcattgttgggcaaagccacagcTTCAACCCGTTTGGACACGTAATCCACAACTACCAATATATATGTGTTCCCACATGAGCTCACAAACGGACCTATAAAATCAATGCcctaaacatcaaaaatatcaatctctaggatggtggtgagaggcatctcattgttcttggagatcccaccggccctttggcattcatcacaacgcttaacGAGATCGCTAGCGTTCTTGTAAAGTGTAggacaatagaatccacaacttagcacctttgtagcagttctcgctccaccatggtgaccaccatatggcgaagagtggCAAGCTTCAACAATACCCAATTGTTCTTTTTCGGGTACACATCTTCGGATAACACCATCAGtacaaattttgaagagatatggctcatcccaatagtagtccaggcagtcccgtttgagcttcttcctttggtttgaagagaactcattcggaacaatgccactcacaagatagttggccacatcggcaaaccatggcatcccagtTGTAGAAAAGGAAAGGAGTTGTtcgtcaggaaatgaatcattgatctcaaggccatcatgtggcctcccttcCTCCTCtaatcgggacaagtggtccgccacttaattctcactacccttgcggtcttgaatctctagatcaaactcttgcaatagaagcacccaccgcatcaaccttgccttagagtctTTTTTGCTAATCAAATAATGAAGTgtcgcatggtcggtgtgaacaatcaccttcgTACCGATTAGATACGGGCGGGACTTCTCCATAGCGAAGACAATGGCTAGGATTTCTTTCTCGGTCAccatatagttgacttgggcctcgttcatggtcttgctagcatagtagaccggatgaaagatcttgttaattcgttgccccaataccgctccaaccgccacatcgctTCATCACACataagctcaaatggtaagctccaatttggcgcagtgataataggagtggtatacttgagtagttcaaatgccttcatataatcttcattgaaaaggaacttggcatctttctccaagagtttgcacaaggggtttaccaccttagaaaagtccttgatgaatcggcagtaaaaccccgcatgacctagaaagctcctcactcccttcacagaAGTAGGgggagtttggatatcacttcaatttttgctttatcaacctcaataccattcttggaaatcttgttaccgaggacaatgccctcctcgaccataaagtgacacttctcccaatttaaCACGAAGTTAGTTTCCTCACAacgtgccaataccttatccaagttatccAAGCACTCTTCAAATGAATTCCCCACGACAGAAAAagcatccatgaaaacctcgagaaagtcctccaccatatcggtgaagatggccatcatgcatcGTTGAAAAAttatcggtgcattgcataacccgaatGGAATCCACGAGAATGCGAAAGTGCCATAGagacaagtgaaagtggtcttctcttggtcttcaggagCAATAAAAATCTGGTTATACccagaatatccatcaaggaagcaataataagcacgtccggctaacctatccaacatttgatcaagaaatggaagcggaaaatggtctttccgagtAACTTTGTTGAGAttcctataatccatgcacactctccacccgatgacaattcttgtggggatcaattcatttttgtcatttgttatcacagtcatgccccctttctttgggacacattgcaccggcgaggtccacgaactatcggaaatggggtaaacaaccccgacatccaaccactttatgatctctttctttactacctCTTGTATAGCCTCATTCAATCGTCTTTGATGTTCCACAGAGGGTTTGGAATCCTCCTCCAACATGATTTTGTACAtacaaaaggcggggcttatacctcgaatatccgccaatgtccaacctattgttTTCTTCCTCCTTTggagcaccgcaagggtggaatctacATGCACGTCAGTTAAGCACGAGGAAaaaataacaggtaaagtggaacaagggcctaaaaactcatacctgaggtgtgaaggcaaaggctttaactccaaagtgggagtcTCCTCGATTGAGGGAATTattggtggagtcttccggtttttgagatccaaggaaagttttcggggctCATAAGTATATGATcacattccttgcaaagcattgacatATTCTATAAAGCCTTCTTTCTCATCCTCATCACGATTCAACAACAGAGCTTCCAAGGTATCTTCAACATTTATCacagcacttgtgtcatcaataaTTACTTCAGTCACAAGATCCACgaacgaacaaacttcattgctatttggctGCATCGTTGATTTACAAACATGAAACaccactttttcatcgcccaccctgAAGGTGAGCTCGACAtcttccacatcaactaaggccttccctgtATTAAGGAAAGATCTCCTCAAAATgattggcacctcatagtcaacctcacagtcaagtatcacaaaatctgcgggaaggatgaacttgtcgacccgaactaacacatcatcaattatccccaatggtCTTTTCATTTTCTGATcctccatttgcaacctcatggatgtgggtcttggttgaccAATCCCCAACATTTTGAACAtagaatagggcatcaagttaatgcttgcccccaagtcacataaagctttggcgaaatcggcactcccaatagtgcacgggattgtgaaagcaccggggtcTTCTAACTTTGGATCCACGGAGTGCACAATAgtactcacttgatgtgtcattttgatcatttcacaGTTCATTAATCTtttctttgttaccaaatccttcatgaacttggcatatcccggcatttgttctaaggcttcaaccaacgGCACAGTTATGGataaacttttcatcatatcaatgaatttattgaattgattctcattgtGTTGCAAgtatttgagggtatggaggaagaggccttggcattggtgccttagcctttggcactaccggctcTGGCATATCAATCACGTGCTCCCTAGaagggttcacttcttcttgcgtctcctccacattttcatcaatatcaatcctcgcttcttcattagcttgaacatcaTTGCTTGGCTTATTATCATCTTGCACAAACACATCATCACCCACATGTCTTCTTTGGATTGAGGTACTAGTAACTCCACCTCTCCCACTTCTTGTTGTCATGGCCATTGCATGCCCCGTATTCCTATCTTTCGGGTTCACCACTGTATCGCTAGGTAGTACCCCCTTTGGGcgagtatttaaagcttgagaaatttggccaagttgaacctctaagttgcggatagaagtatTGTGGGAGGTTAATTAGGCATCGGAGTCGgtgtttttctccatcatttgcttaaacatattTTCAATTCTTCGCATTtcactattggaagaactaggaccttgcgatggatatggaggcgggttgtttggttgttgatacatcgggggcctctgaaagactgacccccgatttccttgattgttattgttccaacccccttgattattgttgcctccccaattgctttgattgttaccaccccaattaccttgattatttcctcctcaattgccttgattaccttgattaccccaattgatttgattattgttgttgccaccactccaatttccttggtggccttggttgttccaatttccttggttttttgtgatctccattgttgttgatttggagcattacttctttgaccttgataattgttgacatattgaacctcttcatcttgctcatcatatgactcatcttgattatacccactattactttgctcaaattgttccggatagttttgtacttgttgacctcgttgtcgtctcttgtttaccatcatgttcaccccttccataGCA
It includes:
- the LOC138894792 gene encoding uncharacterized protein, with protein sequence MPGYAKFMKDLVTKKRLMNCEMIKMTHQVSTIVHSVDPKLEDPGAFTIPCTIGSADFAKALCDLGASINLMPYSMFKMLGIGQPRPTSMRLQMEDQKMKRPLGIIDDVLVRVDKFILPADFVILDCEVDYEVPIILRRSFLNTGKALVDVEDVELTFRVGDEKVVFHVCKSTMQPNSNEVCSFVDLVTEVIIDDTSAVINVEDTLEALLLNRDEDEKEGFIEYVNALQGM